The following are encoded in a window of Balaenoptera ricei isolate mBalRic1 chromosome 1, mBalRic1.hap2, whole genome shotgun sequence genomic DNA:
- the CZIB gene encoding CXXC motif containing zinc binding protein: MGKIALQLKATLENVTNLRPVGEDFRWYLKMKCGNCGEIPEKWQYIRLMDNVALKGGRGSASMVQKCKLCSRENSIEILSSTIKPYNAEDNEKFKTIVEFECRGLEPVDFQPQAGFAAEGVESGTVFSDINLQEKDWTDYDEKAQESVGIYEVTHQFVKS; this comes from the exons ATGGGG AAAATCGCGCTGCAGCTCAAAGCCACGCTGGAGAATGTCACCAACCTCCGGCCAGTGGGCGAGGACTTCCGGTGGTACCTGAAG aTGAAATGTGGCAACTGTGGTGAGATTCCAGAGAAGTGGCAGTACATTCGGCTGATG GACAACGTGGCACTGAAGGGAGGCCGTGGCAGTGCCTCCATGGTCCAGAAGTGCAAGCTGTGTTCAAGGGAAAACTCCATTG AGATTTTGAGCAGCACCATCAAACCTTACAAT GCCGAAGACAACGAGAAGTTCAAGACGATAGTGGAGTTTGAGTGCCGAGGACTTGAACCAGTCGATTTCCAGCCCCAG GCCGGGTTTGCTGCTGAGGGTGTGGAATCCGGGACAGTCTTCAGTGACATTAATCTGCAGGAAAAG GACTGGACTGACTATGACGAAAAGGCTCAGGAGTCTGTGGGAATCTACGAGGTCACCCACCAGTTTGTGAAGTCCTGA